Sequence from the Fictibacillus arsenicus genome:
ATCTCGTATCTACCACCAAGATTCTTTCTCTGGTGTAATCCTTAAGCAGATCGGCTTTGCTCGTCCTGGAGACCAAAATAACCCTGACTTTGCAGAAGAAGTAACACAAGAACGCATTCCTGAAATGGATGGCGACATGCTGTTCTACTTCACATATGAAGCTGGTGACGGAAAGGCAACTGAAACAGAAAAAGAATGGACAAATAACCCGCTTTGGAAGAACCTTGGAGCTGTAAAAGAAGGAAATGCACACAAAGTAAGTGATGCGATCTGGAACACAGCTGGCGGTGTAAAAGCTGCTAACCTTATGATTGATGATCTAGAGAAGTACTTTTTAGAAAAATAATAACGAGACATAGGGGGAGCATAGTTTGCTTCCTCTATTATTTTGGCTATTTTCATGTTGCTATTAGAAGTCGTTGATTTCCGCTCCAGGTGCTCCCTTTCCGCGGGGCGTGCGGTGAGCCCCCTAGGCTCTTCAAGCCTGACGGGGTCTCACCTGTCCCGCTAATCCCGCAGGAGTCTCGCACCTTGCGCTCCAATCAACTAGCCGAAGAAGCGTACTCCAAAAAATATTCAAAAGTAACAATCTTTTAGAATGAGAGAAAATATTAAATCAATGATCGTTTTCCTGTCTGAATTTTCCTATAATGAGTTTAGATAGAAAAAAGGTCAGGAGATTAATTAAGATGAAGCTTTCAGGGGAGATTTTTCGCAATAGAAGTTTTTTATATTTTTGGTTTAGTTCGATCTTAACAGCTATGGGCGACAGCTTTTTTATGATCACATTAATGTGGCTGCTCGTTCAGATTTCTGGTTCACCTGTTATTGTTGGTACGTACATACTGCTTGTTACGCTGACGAAATTCTCGTTTGTTCTGTTTGGGGGAGCAATAGTAGACCGCTTCTCAGTAAAAAGACTGCTGATTGGATCGTCAATTGGAAGAGGAAGTATTTTGCTGCTCTTGTTTGCTGTTATTGCTGCAGGCGATCCTTCCATTTATTTCTTTTATATCACAGGGGTACTCTTTGGGCTGATTGATGCTGTAAGTGAGCCTGCAGGCATAACCTTCAGGACCCGGCTTGTCCCAGAAAAACATTACACACAGTCTATGAGCCTTTTGATGATGGCTGGTCAGGCGGCTAGTGTGGTCGGTCCAGCTCTTGGCGCAATGCTTTATGCAATGTACGGAGCTAAAATGGCGTTCTTATTAAATGGTGTTGCATTCTTCACAGCTGCGGGCTTATTTATTTTTATTAGAGTTAATGACGAGGAGTCAGAAGAAAAAACGACTTCCTTTTTGGCTGGAATTAAAGAAGGATTTTCGTTCTTCGTTGGTGCTCCTGTTCTTGCCACGATGGCAGTGTTCGCCTTTTTTGCAAATGCTGCGGTGGGTGCTGTCATGGTAAGTCTTCCTTTTTTAATGAAGGATTTAGATTTTGGAATAAAAGGGTACGGATGGGCTCATACTTCGCTTGCGGTTGGAAGTGTTGTAGCTGCAGTAATTTT
This genomic interval carries:
- a CDS encoding MFS transporter — its product is MKLSGEIFRNRSFLYFWFSSILTAMGDSFFMITLMWLLVQISGSPVIVGTYILLVTLTKFSFVLFGGAIVDRFSVKRLLIGSSIGRGSILLLLFAVIAAGDPSIYFFYITGVLFGLIDAVSEPAGITFRTRLVPEKHYTQSMSLLMMAGQAASVVGPALGAMLYAMYGAKMAFLLNGVAFFTAAGLFIFIRVNDEESEEKTTSFLAGIKEGFSFFVGAPVLATMAVFAFFANAAVGAVMVSLPFLMKDLDFGIKGYGWAHTSLAVGSVVAAVIFSLFVIHKPKPYMTLLTCFLQGAGIFLIGFFSKELAVLLFLLAMVGFLEAAVNVIAPSVNHALIPPKLFGRVIGIMVIIMGISEPIAAGTAGFLIEKIGAADVFVWGGSMEMLVAFLVFSLPFIRNFKGVEKSS